The proteins below come from a single Hyperolius riggenbachi isolate aHypRig1 chromosome 8, aHypRig1.pri, whole genome shotgun sequence genomic window:
- the LOC137528833 gene encoding protein P-30-like, which produces MDLLCQISLSRMSPKSLFLLIFGIVLSLCHPSSCQDWDMFQKKHFGDDARAICSKKFTCNKIMKMRENLYHCKQNNTFLCQPGPKTVQSLCTRYEKTTDITSRDEYVYYDCIREKKGACNCHPLT; this is translated from the coding sequence ATCTCACTCTCCAGAATGTCTCCAAAATCCTTATTTCTATTGATTTTTGGGATTGTCTTGAGCCTCTGCCATCCATCCTCATGTCAGGACTGGGACATGTTTCAGAAGAAACACTTTGGAGATGATGCAAGGGCTATCTGCAGTAAAAAGTTCACTTGTAACAAGATCATGAAGATGAGGGAAAACCTGTaccactgcaaacaaaacaacacCTTTCTCTGTCAGCCGGGTCCCAAAACCGTACAGTCACTCTGCACTCGTTATGAGAAAACAACAGATATAACAAGTCGTGATGAGTATGTGTACTATGATTGCATTCGAGAAAAGAAAGGAGCATGTAACT